Genomic DNA from Anaerolineae bacterium:
TGCCGCTGTCGAGGGAATCCTGGCGCTCCTCGAAGGCGATCCGGGCGTCTGCTCGTTGCAGGAGTACCACGCTCTGCAGCGGACTCAGACGGCCGCCGGTAGCCCCAGGGGCAGCGGAGCGGAGTAGCCATGGCTCCGGCCGAGGACTTGACCAAGGCAAGAGAGGAGTACTGGCGGGGCGACCCCGACCGGGCGGCCGATCTGCTGGAGCGCTATCTGGAGGAAGTGCCGAGGGACGTCGAGGCCCGCCTCCTGTTGGCCCGCTGCTACAGTCGGATGCGCCTGGGCGAGGAGGCTGTCGCCGAACTGGAAGACGTGCTTGAGGACGAGCCCGACAACGCCGAAGCTCACGCCTTGCGGGGCGCGGAGCACTACTTCGCCGATGAGCTGGACGAGGCCCAGGAGGAGCTTGACCGTGCCCTCGAGCTCGATCCAGACAATGTAGAAGCTCGCGTCCGCCTGGCCCAGGTGCACGTGGACCTCAAGGAGCACGAAGAGGCGGAGGCGGAACTGGCGGAAGCCGAGCGGCGGGCAGGCGAGGACGAGGATCTGCTGGCCCTGGTGCGGATGGGACAGGTCTACCTGGCCATGCAGCGTCGGGAGAGCGATGTAGCGCTGGAGCTCATATCCCAGAACGAGCACCTGTGGGAGGGCCGGCCCTATGTTGCCGCCACGGTGCGCTCCAACCAAGCCATCATCCACGCCCGTCGCCGGGACTATGCTCAGGCGCGCGAATTGTTGGTGGATGCGCTCGACCTCGACCCTTACTTCCATATGGCTCGCGGCCTGCTGGGGCAGATCGCCGTTCTGCAGAAGGACTACGACCTGGCGGCGGATCAGTTGCTCCAGGTGGTCGAGAACAGCAAGGAAGTGAGCGGGCAGATCTACTACGCCCTGGCTACCAGTCTGGCGGCCCTGGGGCGACACGAGGAAGCCAATCGGTACTATGCCGCCGCTCTCGACTTCGGGCTCAAGGGCTTTCCCGCCCTGACGGCCAAGCTGGCCGTCTTGCTGCCCGACATGAGGTTGCGGTTGGTGCTCCTGGGCGTGGTGCTGGCTTTGGTCGCCCACCTGGCGTTCCACGCCTTCGCTCCTTTCGCAGCTCTGGCGGTGGTGGCGGCGGTGGGCGTGCTGGGATGGCAGATAGTCCGCGGTGGTAGGTAGGGGTGGGGCAGAGCGCCCAAGGGCAAGCGAGATCCCTTGGCGTTACTGTCCACCAGCTGGCCGCCACTCGCAGGTGGGAGGCGCTAGATGCGAGGCAAACAGCAGGTACGCAAGGTGGTTCTGGCCTACTCGGGCGGGCTGGATACGTCCGTCATCATCCCTTGGCTGCGAGAGAACTACGATTGTGAGGTGATCGCCTACACGGCCGATGTGGGGCAGGGCGACGATCTGGAGGGGCTGCGGGAGAAGGCCATCAGGACCGGGGCCAGCAAGATATACATTGACGACCTGCGCGAGGAGTTCGTGCGGGACTTCATCCTGCCCACCGTCCAGGCCGGCGCAGTCTACGAGCGCAAGTACCTGCTGGGGACCTCGTTCGCCCGGCCCATCATCGCCAAGCACCAGGTCATGGTGGCGGAGAAGGAAGGCGCGGACGCGGTGGCGCATGGCGCCACAGGGAAGGGGAACGACCAGGTACGGTTCGAGCTCACCTACAAGGCTCTCAACCCGCGGCTCAAGGTAATTGCGCCGTGGCGCGAGTGGGACCTGAGCTCCCGCGAGGACTGCCTGCAATACGCAGCCGAGCGCGGGATTCCGGTCCAGGCCACGGCCAAGAAGATCTATAGCCGGGACGGCAACCTGTGGCACCTGAGCCACGAGGGAGGCGATCTGGAGGATCCGTGGTCTGAGCCCGACGAAGGGATGTTCATGCGCACCGTGGCTCCTGAGGCCGCGCCCGACACGCCGGAGTACCTGGTGGTGGACTTCGAGAAGGGCGTGCCCGTGGCCCTGGACGGGGAGCGGGTAGGGCTGGTGGCCCTGGTGGAGAAGCTCAATGAGATCGGAGGCCGGCACGGGGTGGGCCGCTGCGACATGGTGGAGAACCGGCTGGTGGGCATGAAGTCCCGAGGCGTGTATGAGACGCCCGGCGGCACGCTGCTGCTGACGGCGCACCGGGAGCTGGAGAGCCTAGTGTTGGACCGAGAGACCATGCACTACAAGGACGTGGTGGCACAGCGATACGCTGAGCTGGTCTACTACGGGCTATGGTATTCGCCCCTGAAGGAGGCGCTGGATGCCTTCGTGGCCAAGACCCAGGAGAAGATGACGGGCTCGGTCAGGCTGAAGCTGTACAAGGGCAATGCCTGGCCCGTAGGCCGGCGCTCGCCGTTCAGCCTCTACCGCGAAGACTTCGCCACCTTCGGCCGCGACGACGTGTACGATCAGACGGATGCCAAGGGGTTCATCAACCTGTTCGGCCTGCCTCTGCAAGTCAGGGCGCTTCTGGCGGCTGACGGCCTCGCCGAGGGCCTGCCCCAACCCGATTACACCCAGTTCAAGCGCGACTGATTCCGTGCCGGTAGCAGGGGCTCGCTGTAGCGAGAGGCGGTGCGGCCTCGCGTGGGGATGAGGGACGAGGGTGTGCGGTGAACAGGATAGCAAAGAGCACGGCAAGGTTCTCCCAGGTAGCCCTCGGGAACTGGAAGAACTTCGCGCAGGCGGAGGTACCCCTGCAGAGGCGAGTGTTCCTCGTAGGCCCGAACGCCTCCGGCAAGTCGAACTTCCTGGATGTGTTTCGATTCCTGCGTGATCTGGCAACACCTGGAGGTGGTTTTCAGGAGGCGGTGCGGCGCCGCGGTGGTGTGAGTGCCATCCGCTGTCTCTCTGCTCGACGCTACTCTGACGTCACCGTGAGAGTCGTCGTTGAGGCGGAGGAAAGCTCTGCCCGGTGGGGGTATGAGCTGTGTTTCAACCAGGACAAACAGCGCCGCCCGCTGATCAGGAAGGAACAGGTGATCCGGGGCGAAGAGATCCTGCTCGATCGGCCCGACGCCGACGATCAGGCTGACCCAGAGCGCTTGACCCAGACCCACCTAGAGCAGGTGAACGTCAACCGTGAGTTCCGGGACGTGGCGACGTTCTTCCAGTCCGTGCGGTACCTTCACGTCGTGCCACAGCTCATTCGCGAGCCAGACCGCTCTGTCGGCCGCTCCAATGAC
This window encodes:
- a CDS encoding tetratricopeptide repeat protein, giving the protein MAPAEDLTKAREEYWRGDPDRAADLLERYLEEVPRDVEARLLLARCYSRMRLGEEAVAELEDVLEDEPDNAEAHALRGAEHYFADELDEAQEELDRALELDPDNVEARVRLAQVHVDLKEHEEAEAELAEAERRAGEDEDLLALVRMGQVYLAMQRRESDVALELISQNEHLWEGRPYVAATVRSNQAIIHARRRDYAQARELLVDALDLDPYFHMARGLLGQIAVLQKDYDLAADQLLQVVENSKEVSGQIYYALATSLAALGRHEEANRYYAAALDFGLKGFPALTAKLAVLLPDMRLRLVLLGVVLALVAHLAFHAFAPFAALAVVAAVGVLGWQIVRGGR
- a CDS encoding argininosuccinate synthase gives rise to the protein MRGKQQVRKVVLAYSGGLDTSVIIPWLRENYDCEVIAYTADVGQGDDLEGLREKAIRTGASKIYIDDLREEFVRDFILPTVQAGAVYERKYLLGTSFARPIIAKHQVMVAEKEGADAVAHGATGKGNDQVRFELTYKALNPRLKVIAPWREWDLSSREDCLQYAAERGIPVQATAKKIYSRDGNLWHLSHEGGDLEDPWSEPDEGMFMRTVAPEAAPDTPEYLVVDFEKGVPVALDGERVGLVALVEKLNEIGGRHGVGRCDMVENRLVGMKSRGVYETPGGTLLLTAHRELESLVLDRETMHYKDVVAQRYAELVYYGLWYSPLKEALDAFVAKTQEKMTGSVRLKLYKGNAWPVGRRSPFSLYREDFATFGRDDVYDQTDAKGFINLFGLPLQVRALLAADGLAEGLPQPDYTQFKRD